The genomic window AATATTGAAAGGCTGATCAGTATAATTCCGGGTCACCTGTGCTTTTCCTTTCAGCCTGTGGTTCAGCATAACAAGGCAACTATCGATGATATTATGGATATTACAGGTCTCAAGGTTTCTATTATCCTGCCTGCTGTAATAATTCAGGCTTGAAACTATATCGGCAGCCCGTCTGACTCCGGTTTGTATGTCATCAATCAGCGGACCTACTGTACTTTCGTGATCAGGCACCTTATCACTTATATAGTTGGAAATAGCTATGATACCCCCGTTTATGAAATTCAGGGGGTTATTGATTTCATGAGCTACTCCGGCAGCAAGAACGCCCAGCGAGGCCATTTTTTCCGATTCGATCAGCTGATCCTGTGTTTCCTGCAACATATTTAACGCGCCTTCAAGCTCTTCTTTCTGACCGGCAAGTTCTTCAGTGGTAGCCTGTAATTCTTCGTTTGCTGTAAGAAGGTCATCCGTGCGATCTTTGATGATTAATTCCTGGTTATTGATCACATTCTGGTAAGCGATAATGAATTGCCGGGTAATAACGAGGATGATAATGCCCACTAAAAGTAAATGTACCGAATTGATTACCCATGGATAAACCTGGTTGATATACTCAGCCGGAATATAGGTAGGCGGAATGGAGAGTATATTCATGTGGTGAAGCAAACCGGTGATGAAGTAACATGTCACTGTAATAACATATATTATAACCGACTGCCGACTGGAAAGAAAAAGAATACAGAAAAACGGAATCAATACCATATATATACGTGTTGCCGAAAACAGCCCGTAATAAATAACATCCATTAACGACAGAAACAACAACAGGAAAATGACAGTATAGGTTTTGATTGTGTTGCTTAACTTTTTACGCAGGTATGTAATGGTTATAAAACAGGCAATAACCAGAAGATACAGGACGAATGTAATTTGAAATCCGCCGGTTATCCATATATATAAACTGATCAAATAGGCAATAATCCCTATTCCCGAACCGGTTAAAAGGGTTGCATCAAGTATCTCATTCTTAATGCTTTCAAGCGTATATTGACGTGACTTGCCTTTCAGATAAATCTTTTTATGGTATGGGATAATACGGAGGTATCTGAATAAAGTTAGCGATAATTTTTGAATAAATAGGCTATTAGATTATTAGACTAATTAGGCTATTAGGCTATTAGGATTTCGATTTACGATTTACGATTATCGAATAGTGACTGGTAACTGGTGACTGGTGACTGGTGACTGGTGACTGGTATAGTGACTTGTATAGTGACTGGTGACTGGTGACTGGTAACTGGATTTTGGATGCCTGCCTACCGGCCGGCAGGCTGGTTACTGGATGTCTCCGGTCCTATAGGTCTCATAGGTCTCATAGGTCCCAGGGATGAACATCGAACACCGAACACCGATTTAAGATTTAAGAAGTTTAACCGAATTACCGAATACTGATTACTGATTAATGTTCCCTGATCTCTGATCCCTGCTAATCTGTCAAAACACAAGTCTGCCGGATCAAATAACTGTAACCTTATAAATGAATGTTCGTTAGAATAAAATGGAACCAAAACAATCAAAATACCATTGAATGGCGTCGGGCTTGAATTACTCATCAGTATCTCATTATAGCAAGTATATATACCGTTTTCATCCAGAGAGATTAGTCTTTTTGGTTTTTCTGTTATTTGCCTGTCTGAATTCAGGTATTGGACAAACCAATTCTGTTACATTCACCTCAGGTACCGGATCGTGGATGGTGCCTGCCGGTGTAACCGATGTTATCATAGAATGCTGGGGAGCCGGAGGCGGTGGTTCAAACAGGGGCGGAGCAGCCGGTGGAGGAGGTGGCGGAGCCTATTCCCGAGGAACATTAACCGGACTGACACCCGGAAGTTTATTGAATTATACAGTTGGAGCCGGAGGTACAGTGGGAAATGGCGGAGGCAACTCATCCGTAGGTACCATTGTAGCCAATGGGGGTGGTTCAGTAAATAATTCCCGCACAGGTGGTACAGGAGGAGCAGCCTCTCCTTTAAGCGGCAGTGTGACTGCATCTTATGCAGGTGGTAACGGTGGTACTGCCCCAAGCAATGGTGGCGGAAATAATGAAAATGGCGGTGGTGGCGGTGGATCAGCTTTCACCAATGCAAACGGAAACAATGGTACCGGTGGTCAGAATAATCCCAACGCGACTTCACCCGGAGGGACAGGAAGCGGAAATGGAGGAGATGGCGCAGCCAGCGATGGAAATCCCGATGCAACAGCCGGCACAGGACCGGGAGGTGGTGGTGGAGGAAGAGGAGAAGGAGCAAGTACTTCAAAAGCAGGTGCCAACGGCCAGGTAAGAATAACCTGGACACCTGTTTATAAAGCCCTGTTCACTGCCATGGATTTTGGCTCCAGCACGTGGTATGCTGGTGAAACGCGCACAGTTACCGTAACAGTAATTAATAATGGTCTCGCTCCCTGGAGCGATACAGATCCGGATATCAATATTGGTGTAAAATGGAATTCAGATGCGGATTATTTAGTGCGTGTGGATGCCGGCAATCTCGCCATAGGCTCATCCAATACATATTCATTAACAATTACGGCTCCTACAACCGGCGGAACAGAAAATCTTACATTTGACGCAGTTTGTGAAGGGTATTGCTGGTTCTCCGACAACACAAGTTCCTGTGGACTTGGAAACACTAAGTATACATCAGGAAACATAACTATTCTCCCTTCAACGTATCAATTTACCACTTCAGGTACATTCACTGCATTACCGGGAATTACTTCGGTAAAGGTGCAGGCATGGGGAGGCGGAGGAGGCGGAAGCACAATCACCAGCAATAGCAGAAGAGGTGGCGGCGGCGGTGGCGGTGCTTTTGCAAGCAGCATTTTAACCGTCGTTCCCGGCAATACCTATAATGTGGTTGTAGGATCAGGTGGTGCTGCCAATACGGCAGGCGGAAGTTCAATCTTCGACGATACACGTGTTATAGCCGTAGGAGGTTCGGGAGGAACAAGCAATTCTGCAACAGCAGGTCAAGGTGGAACAGCAGCCGCATCAACAGGCTCAACGAAATATTCAGGTGGAAATGGGGCAGATGGACAAACATCATATTCCGGAGGTGGAGGTGGAGGTGCCGGAACAACTGGAGCCGGAGGCTCTGCACCGGCCGCAGATGCCAATAATGGTGCAGCCGGTATAGGTAGGGCTTTAAATGGAGGCAACGGTGGTACAGGTCGTAACACTAACGGAGATGGAAATCCGGGAATAACCTATGGAGGTGGTGGCAGCGGTTCAAGAAGAGGAAATTCAGGAACTGTAACGGGCGGATCCGGAGCTGATGGTTATGTAATCGTCAGTCTTCCTTCAGCAGTAACACTATCATCGCCGTCACAAATTGGAAATGACACGGTGTTTCAGGGCGATTTAAAACAGCCTGTTTTTAGTTTCGCCACAGCAATTGCATCATCTGAGGCTTTACTCACAAAGGTAGATTTTACTACAGCCGGTACCTATGCAGCTACCGATCTTGGCAGGTTCCAATTATGGTATTCGGCAACAAATAACTTTACTTCAGCAGTTCAAATTGGTGCAGATATTTCATCCACGCTGGGTACCGGGAGTCACAGTTTTACCGGGTTGAACCAGACAGTTGCCACCGGAACAACCGGGTATTTCTGGGTAACTGCTGATATTTCAAATACAGCCGTTTCGGGAAGAACAATAATAGTAAATGCCATTACTCCTTCGGATCTGACCTATGAATTAGCCAATGTATCCGGTTCAACCACTTCGGGCGGAACACAACTCATTCAGCCTACTGCCAATATAACGCTTTCATCATCAAACCCTGCTGTACCCGTGGCAAGCGCTACGCAGGGTACTTTTGATCAGCAGGTTTATGCTTTCACCACAGCAGTCACAAACGCCAACGCAGTGCTGACATCATTATCCTTTGTCACTACAGGCAGCTGCTCAGGAAGTGATCTGGTCCGGTTTAAATTATGGTATAATTCTTCAAATAATTTTGCTTCGGCTTTCAATATTGGCTCCGGAATTATTTCGGGACTGGGATCAGGAACACATACTTTCAGCGATCTTTCTCAATTAATCAATTCTGGAACGACAGGTTATTTCTGGATCACTGTTGACATAGCATCCTTCCCGACTAATAATAATACACTTACTGTAAGTGCATTAACCACAGCGAATCTGACATTTGAAAGGGCTATTAAATCCGGTACTGCTTATGCAGGTGGACAAATGACCATTTCGGCTACAAGTGGAATCATGCTGGGGTCTACCAGGCCTGCTGTTTCAGCGAACAGCGTGTTGCAGGGTTCTGTGAAGCAGCCTGTATACAAATTCACCACCCTTGTTACAGGATCCAATGTCACAGTGACTTCTGTTACTTTCACTACATCCGGAACCTATATTGCTTCCGACATGGTAAACTTTAAGCTGTGGTATAGCCTATCCAACAGCCTTGTTAGCGCAACACAAATCGGAGGCACAATAACCACCGGCTTAGGATCAGGATCTCATACTTTTAATTTTTCACAAACTATTACAGCCCCGGCGACCGGATATTTCTGGATAACAGCTGATATAGCAGCCGGAGCCGTTTCCCCTCATACCCTGGTGGTAAATGCCATTACAATGAGTGACATTGCTACAAATGGAACAGAGAGCGGTACGGCCTATGCCGGTGGAACACAAACCATTCAGAATAATGTCGATACAGACGGAAATGGTGTAGCTGATATATATGATTGGGATGATGACGATGACGGAATACCGGATGTAACTGAAAATGCGCCCTGTAATGTCACAGCCATAGAACTGTTCCCAAATAATGATTTCAGTGCAGGTAATACAGGTTTTTCTTCTGCATACGGCTATGCAGCGCCTGCAGGAGATCATACATTGTGGCCTGAAGGTTTGTATACCATAGTCACCAATCCTCAAAGTATCCATGCCAGTTTTTCAACATGTGGTGATCATACTTCAGGTACAGGTAACATGATGGTTATCAATGCTGATCCTACAGCTGGGAAAATAGTATGGAGTTCCGGTGCTATTGCGGTAACACCCAATACTGATTATACTCTGAGTTTTTACGTCACCACCGTATGCATGCCTAATCCGGCTCAGTTGATTTGGAATGTCAATGGTGAAAATATCGGCAGCCAGTTTAACGCAACCACCACAACCTGCCAATGGGTAAATGCAGTGGCCATTTGGAACTCAGGTAATAAAACCACGGCCACTTTCGATATTATAAATCTGAACATCGTTGCTTCAGGAAACGATTTTGCGTTGGATGATATTTCGTGTAAGTATCGGATCAATTGTGATACAGACGGCGACGGAGTCCAAGACAGGTTCGATCTTGATTCCGACAATGATGGTATTTATGATGTATATGAAGCGGGGGGTACGGATGCCAACCGTGACGGAATCATTGACAGTTATGCCACAGATGCCGATCATGATGGTTTAGCTGATGCCGTGGATAACCAGGATGCAGGAAATGGAGCCAGCGAAGTAAAAAACGGAACACCGCTTCTCAACCCCGATACCGATGTTGATGGATTGCCAAACATAATTGACAGGGAAAGCGATAATGATGGGTGTTATGATACTTATGAAGCAGGATTTAATGATGACAACAATGATGGTATTCTTGGAACAGCTCCTGTAACTGTTGATTCAGAAGGGAAGGTAACCTCTGCTGCAGGCTATACAACACCTGCGGATGGAAATGGAGACGGGATAAGGGATTTTATGCAGAAAATTCCGGAAATAACCGTACAACCTTCAAACAGTAATATTTGCGCACCATCAACCGGTACTACATTTTCTGTAACAGCCACCGGATCTCCAAATTACCAATGGCAGTTTAATGATGGCACAGGTTGGTCAAATGTAAACAATGGAGGAATATACTCAGGCGCCACAACTGCAAATCTCGTCATAAGCAGTGCGGTTACTATTGCAAATAACGGCTATCAATACCGGGTGCAATTGACGAGTCTGGCGTACCGGTGTACTCCGGTCACTTCCAATGCAGTTACACTCGGGGTATTTACAGGAGCACCAGCATCTCCGGGAGCCATTACCGGTAATACAACTGTCTGTCCTTCCATTATATCTGTTTACAGCATTACACCGGTAGCCCAGGCATTAAGCTACAACTGGTCTGTTCCGGCAGGATGGTCAATTATATCCGGTGGAAATTCGACTACTGTTACAGTAATGACTGGTGCGGCAGGAAGCGGCAATGTAAGTGTTTCCGCGACAAATACATGTGGAACGAGTGGTTCAAGTTCATTAGGTGTAAGTATAGCCTCTCCTACGCCTACTTTTACAGCAATTCCTGCAAATCCTTCATGCCAGGGAAGTAATCTTACCTATACCACACAAACAGGAAAAACAAGTTATGCCTGGACATTCAGCGGAACCCAGTTTGTAGATTATACAATCATTTCAGGAGGCGGCTCATCTGATAATACAGTTACATTAAGATGGTTGACTACCGGAAGTAAAACGGTAACCGTAAATTATACCAGCGGTGGATGCCAGGGAGCAACGGCTGCCTCAAACACTACGACAATAAACCCCAACGTCATTATTATGACTCATCCGGTGACTCCTGTAAATATGTGTGCGGGGACAGGCAGTGCAACATTTAGTGTAACCACTTCAGGAACCGTTTCTACTTACCAATGGCAGGTATATAACGGAAGTTCCTGGAACAACCTGAGCAATGGTGCGCCTTATAGTAATGTCACAACGGCTGATATGACCATTTCGAGCCCGACCATGTTAATAAACAATTATCAATATCGTTGCCAGGTCACCGGCACCTGTGGAACAGCCACAAGTAATCCTGCTACATTAATTGTCAATACTTCAGCTATTACTGCTCAATCTACAGCAGGACAAACTCAGTGTATCGGAGGCGCCTTTAGCTCCATTTCAATTACATGTCCGGGTTCGGGTCTGACCTATCAATGGTACAGCAACACATCGGCATCCACTACCGGCGGAACATCATTAGGATCAGCCAATGGCGCTCAAACCGACACATATACCCCTCAAACCACCGTTGCAGGAACTTTATACTATTACTGTATTGTCACGGGAGTCTGCGGTACCACCACGAGTACAATATCAGGGGCCTTCACGGTGAACTCAGCCCCGTCCATCACTACACAGCCTTCTTCTCCGGCTGCCGTGTGCTCGGGTACCAATTCAAGCACTTTCACTGTGGCCGCTTCAGGAACAGGACTAACGTATCAATGGCAACGCGGTATTTCAGGTGTCTATACCAGTATCACTGCCGGAACCACTCCCAACGACGGTTGCACCTATTCAGGATTTGCCACTGCTACTCTCACGGTAACCAATGCCGTATCGGCCATGAACGGTTATACCTACCGTTGCGTGGTCAGCGGAACCTGTAACCCGGCAGCCACAACTGACGGAGCAGCTAGCCTTACGGTTAACACAGCCCCATCCATAACCACCCAGCCTTCATCTCCGGCTGCTGTATGTTCGGGTACCAATTCAAGCACCTTCACCGTGGCCGCTTCAGGAACAGGATTAACGTATCAATGGCAGCGCGGGATTTCAGGTGTCTACACCAGTATTACCGCCGGCACCACACCCAATGACGGTTGCACCTATTCAGGATTTGCCACAGCTACCCTTACGGTAACCAATGCCGTATCAGCCATGAACGGTTATACTTACCGCTGCATGGTCAGCGGAACCTGTAACCCGGTAGCAACCTCCGATGGAGCGGCAACTCTTACGGTTAACACAATTCCTTCTGTCTCGAATAAAACAGCGTCAGCCTATAGCGGAGTTGCTTTCACTGTAACACCTGTAAATGGCACCGATGTTGTTCCTGCCGGTACAACCTACAGCTGGCCTTTGCCGGTCGTTACAGGTGGCCTTACAGGCGGAGCAACAGGAACAGGCGCTGCCAGTATTTCCGGCACATTGCATAATCCTTTAAACAGCGCACAAACAGCTACATACACCATTACACCAACTGCAGCCGGTTGCACTGGTTCTGATTTTACAGTTACTGTTACCATAAATGCCATACCGGTTATTTCAAATATGACCGCAACGGTTTGCAGCGGAACCGGATTTTCTGTTACCCCGACTGATGGTATAAACGGCATTGTTCCCCCGGGAACCACCTACAGCTGGAATGCACCAACCGTTACAGGAGGTCTTACCGGCGGAGCTACCGGTTCGGGTGCAGCAAATATTACCGGTACTCTTTCCAATCCCACGAACAACGTTCAGACGGCAACATATACCGTAACTCCGCTGACAGGAACCTACACCGGAAACACCTTTACAGTGACTGTTACTGTAAATCCCGTGCCTTCATTTTCAATATCAAGTGAAACCACAGTGTGTGAAGGAACAGCTATCACACTGGAAGCAGGTGCAGGTTTCGCTGCTTATGAATGGAAATCAGGCGCCACCATACTTGGTACTTCTCACTCCCTCGATATAACCACCGGTACTGTAGATACCAGTACACCTGTTACAGAAAGTTATTCGGTAAAGGTTACCAATACGTATGGATGCGAATCTACTGACACCCAGGATATCTCCGTATACCACAAATCGGATACAGGACCTGAATATCTCATTCCGAATTCTATTCATGAATGAAGCTGGTTATTGATCTATATCAACGGTTTTAATAAGGCAGATCAATTTCTTGGTCAGCCGAAATCAACAAATCATCAAAAAAACGTAACAAATCATCCCAAGATTACGATATAATCAATGATTTGCATAAATGCACAAATGTGAATATAATCCCGGACGATGAAGTACGGGTAAGCAATAGAGTAATAAACAATTAATTAAAACAAAAATGAGAAAGATTAACTTCTTGAAAACTGTTCTGGGTGTCGCAGTAGCAATT from Bacteroidales bacterium includes these protein-coding regions:
- a CDS encoding PKD-like domain-containing protein, which encodes MASGLNYSSVSHYSKYIYRFHPERLVFLVFLLFACLNSGIGQTNSVTFTSGTGSWMVPAGVTDVIIECWGAGGGGSNRGGAAGGGGGGAYSRGTLTGLTPGSLLNYTVGAGGTVGNGGGNSSVGTIVANGGGSVNNSRTGGTGGAASPLSGSVTASYAGGNGGTAPSNGGGNNENGGGGGGSAFTNANGNNGTGGQNNPNATSPGGTGSGNGGDGAASDGNPDATAGTGPGGGGGGRGEGASTSKAGANGQVRITWTPVYKALFTAMDFGSSTWYAGETRTVTVTVINNGLAPWSDTDPDINIGVKWNSDADYLVRVDAGNLAIGSSNTYSLTITAPTTGGTENLTFDAVCEGYCWFSDNTSSCGLGNTKYTSGNITILPSTYQFTTSGTFTALPGITSVKVQAWGGGGGGSTITSNSRRGGGGGGGAFASSILTVVPGNTYNVVVGSGGAANTAGGSSIFDDTRVIAVGGSGGTSNSATAGQGGTAAASTGSTKYSGGNGADGQTSYSGGGGGGAGTTGAGGSAPAADANNGAAGIGRALNGGNGGTGRNTNGDGNPGITYGGGGSGSRRGNSGTVTGGSGADGYVIVSLPSAVTLSSPSQIGNDTVFQGDLKQPVFSFATAIASSEALLTKVDFTTAGTYAATDLGRFQLWYSATNNFTSAVQIGADISSTLGTGSHSFTGLNQTVATGTTGYFWVTADISNTAVSGRTIIVNAITPSDLTYELANVSGSTTSGGTQLIQPTANITLSSSNPAVPVASATQGTFDQQVYAFTTAVTNANAVLTSLSFVTTGSCSGSDLVRFKLWYNSSNNFASAFNIGSGIISGLGSGTHTFSDLSQLINSGTTGYFWITVDIASFPTNNNTLTVSALTTANLTFERAIKSGTAYAGGQMTISATSGIMLGSTRPAVSANSVLQGSVKQPVYKFTTLVTGSNVTVTSVTFTTSGTYIASDMVNFKLWYSLSNSLVSATQIGGTITTGLGSGSHTFNFSQTITAPATGYFWITADIAAGAVSPHTLVVNAITMSDIATNGTESGTAYAGGTQTIQNNVDTDGNGVADIYDWDDDDDGIPDVTENAPCNVTAIELFPNNDFSAGNTGFSSAYGYAAPAGDHTLWPEGLYTIVTNPQSIHASFSTCGDHTSGTGNMMVINADPTAGKIVWSSGAIAVTPNTDYTLSFYVTTVCMPNPAQLIWNVNGENIGSQFNATTTTCQWVNAVAIWNSGNKTTATFDIINLNIVASGNDFALDDISCKYRINCDTDGDGVQDRFDLDSDNDGIYDVYEAGGTDANRDGIIDSYATDADHDGLADAVDNQDAGNGASEVKNGTPLLNPDTDVDGLPNIIDRESDNDGCYDTYEAGFNDDNNDGILGTAPVTVDSEGKVTSAAGYTTPADGNGDGIRDFMQKIPEITVQPSNSNICAPSTGTTFSVTATGSPNYQWQFNDGTGWSNVNNGGIYSGATTANLVISSAVTIANNGYQYRVQLTSLAYRCTPVTSNAVTLGVFTGAPASPGAITGNTTVCPSIISVYSITPVAQALSYNWSVPAGWSIISGGNSTTVTVMTGAAGSGNVSVSATNTCGTSGSSSLGVSIASPTPTFTAIPANPSCQGSNLTYTTQTGKTSYAWTFSGTQFVDYTIISGGGSSDNTVTLRWLTTGSKTVTVNYTSGGCQGATAASNTTTINPNVIIMTHPVTPVNMCAGTGSATFSVTTSGTVSTYQWQVYNGSSWNNLSNGAPYSNVTTADMTISSPTMLINNYQYRCQVTGTCGTATSNPATLIVNTSAITAQSTAGQTQCIGGAFSSISITCPGSGLTYQWYSNTSASTTGGTSLGSANGAQTDTYTPQTTVAGTLYYYCIVTGVCGTTTSTISGAFTVNSAPSITTQPSSPAAVCSGTNSSTFTVAASGTGLTYQWQRGISGVYTSITAGTTPNDGCTYSGFATATLTVTNAVSAMNGYTYRCVVSGTCNPAATTDGAASLTVNTAPSITTQPSSPAAVCSGTNSSTFTVAASGTGLTYQWQRGISGVYTSITAGTTPNDGCTYSGFATATLTVTNAVSAMNGYTYRCMVSGTCNPVATSDGAATLTVNTIPSVSNKTASAYSGVAFTVTPVNGTDVVPAGTTYSWPLPVVTGGLTGGATGTGAASISGTLHNPLNSAQTATYTITPTAAGCTGSDFTVTVTINAIPVISNMTATVCSGTGFSVTPTDGINGIVPPGTTYSWNAPTVTGGLTGGATGSGAANITGTLSNPTNNVQTATYTVTPLTGTYTGNTFTVTVTVNPVPSFSISSETTVCEGTAITLEAGAGFAAYEWKSGATILGTSHSLDITTGTVDTSTPVTESYSVKVTNTYGCESTDTQDISVYHKSDTGPEYLIPNSIHE
- a CDS encoding ATP-binding protein, whose translation is MQKLSLTLFRYLRIIPYHKKIYLKGKSRQYTLESIKNEILDATLLTGSGIGIIAYLISLYIWITGGFQITFVLYLLVIACFITITYLRKKLSNTIKTYTVIFLLLFLSLMDVIYYGLFSATRIYMVLIPFFCILFLSSRQSVIIYVITVTCYFITGLLHHMNILSIPPTYIPAEYINQVYPWVINSVHLLLVGIIILVITRQFIIAYQNVINNQELIIKDRTDDLLTANEELQATTEELAGQKEELEGALNMLQETQDQLIESEKMASLGVLAAGVAHEINNPLNFINGGIIAISNYISDKVPDHESTVGPLIDDIQTGVRRAADIVSSLNYYSRQDNRNLETCNIHNIIDSCLVMLNHRLKGKAQVTRNYTDQPFNIMAHEGKLHQAFLNILSNAEQAIEKNGMIRIDTIKNTDNLEINISDNGCGINEADITRITDPFFTTKEAGKGTGLGLAITKTILQTYNGVLRFTSKPGKGTCATIIFPLT